From Rhodococcus antarcticus, the proteins below share one genomic window:
- a CDS encoding ABC transporter ATP-binding protein, producing the protein MSAAVELVELGRVHGDVVALAGVDLTVPAGSCVAVLGPSGSGKSTLLRLLAGLDVPSTGVVRLDGVDQSGVAAERRGAALVSQRPLLFPHLSVLDNVAFAARVGGASRRAARAGAGEYLDLVQLGGLGRRRTGQLSGGQAQRVALARALAARPRVLLLDEPFSALDSVLRADMHALLATVRAELAPTVVLVTHDQDEAALLADTVAVLTDGHLLQHGPPAQVYTRPASMAVHRVMGGRTAVPGTVRTGVHHSDLGALAVAGAPDGAGLLVLRHESVQLGGDVAGTVAAVTPRGPRRLLEVHVGTAAVFVEVPPGPGPSVGDEVALTVPVEARWVVPPGSPDPDVVDGRPRA; encoded by the coding sequence GTGAGCGCCGCCGTCGAGCTCGTCGAGCTGGGACGGGTGCACGGTGACGTGGTCGCCCTGGCCGGGGTGGACCTCACCGTGCCGGCCGGTTCGTGCGTGGCGGTGCTGGGTCCCTCCGGCTCGGGCAAGTCCACCCTGCTGCGCCTGCTCGCCGGGCTGGACGTCCCCAGCACGGGGGTGGTCCGCCTGGACGGGGTCGACCAGTCCGGGGTTGCGGCCGAGCGCCGCGGGGCCGCCCTGGTGAGCCAGCGGCCGCTGCTGTTCCCGCACCTGTCCGTGCTGGACAACGTGGCCTTCGCCGCCCGCGTCGGTGGTGCGTCGCGCCGGGCGGCCCGGGCCGGTGCGGGGGAGTACCTGGACCTGGTGCAGCTCGGCGGCCTGGGGCGGCGGCGGACGGGGCAGCTCTCCGGCGGGCAGGCGCAGCGGGTGGCCCTGGCCCGGGCGCTGGCCGCGAGGCCCCGGGTGCTGCTGCTGGACGAGCCCTTCAGCGCCCTGGACAGCGTGCTGCGCGCCGACATGCACGCCCTGCTGGCCACGGTGCGCGCCGAGCTCGCCCCGACGGTGGTGCTCGTGACGCACGACCAGGACGAGGCCGCGCTGCTGGCGGACACGGTGGCGGTGCTGACCGACGGACACCTGCTCCAGCACGGGCCGCCGGCGCAGGTGTACACCCGACCCGCCTCGATGGCCGTGCACCGGGTGATGGGAGGGCGGACCGCGGTGCCGGGGACGGTGCGCACCGGGGTGCACCACTCGGACCTGGGCGCCCTGGCGGTGGCAGGCGCCCCGGACGGCGCCGGGCTGCTGGTGCTGCGGCACGAGTCGGTGCAGCTGGGCGGCGACGTCGCGGGCACCGTGGCGGCGGTGACCCCGCGCGGGCCGCGGCGGCTGCTGGAGGTGCACGTGGGCACGGCCGCCGTGTTCGTGGAGGTCCCTCCCGGTCCCGGCCCGTCCGTGGGCGACGAGGTGGCGCTGACGGTGCCCGTCGAGGCCCGCTGGGTGGTGCCCCCCGGCTCCCCGGACCCGGACGTCGTGGATGGTCGACCGAGGGCGTAG
- a CDS encoding ABC transporter substrate-binding protein gives MRIVSLLPSATEIVHTLGLGDQLVGVTFECDEPPSARTSATVVVGGLDTTTMTPGEVDAAVRGRVAAGQDLYTLHTDALRGLDPDLVLTQDLCRVCALPGDRVADALAHLGSTADVLTLDPHTLADVLATITAVGERTGVAGRAAEVVDGLRARLERVRLAVAGRPRPRVLVVEWVDPPFGAGHWVPDMVTAAGGEPVGGRPGQRSVPTTWTAMAALEPDVVLVAPCGYGLDGAAEQARAVVDALPGVPVWAVDGDGLVVRPGPRLVDGVEAVAAVLHPAAVPARPTRVRRVAP, from the coding sequence GTGCGCATCGTGAGCCTGCTGCCCTCGGCCACCGAGATCGTCCACACCCTCGGCCTGGGCGACCAGCTGGTGGGGGTCACGTTCGAGTGCGACGAACCGCCCTCGGCCCGCACCAGCGCCACCGTCGTGGTCGGCGGGCTGGACACCACGACCATGACGCCCGGGGAGGTCGACGCCGCGGTCCGCGGGCGGGTCGCCGCCGGGCAGGACCTCTACACCCTGCACACCGACGCCCTGCGCGGGCTCGACCCGGACCTCGTGCTCACCCAGGACCTCTGCCGGGTCTGCGCCCTGCCCGGGGACCGGGTCGCGGACGCGCTCGCGCACCTGGGCAGCACCGCCGACGTCCTCACCCTGGACCCGCACACCCTGGCGGACGTGCTCGCCACGATCACCGCTGTCGGTGAGCGGACCGGGGTCGCAGGCCGGGCGGCGGAGGTGGTGGACGGGCTGCGCGCGCGCCTGGAGCGGGTCCGGCTGGCCGTGGCGGGGCGGCCCCGGCCACGGGTGCTGGTGGTGGAGTGGGTGGACCCCCCGTTCGGGGCCGGGCACTGGGTGCCGGACATGGTCACCGCTGCCGGCGGCGAGCCGGTGGGGGGCCGTCCGGGGCAGCGCTCCGTCCCGACCACCTGGACGGCCATGGCGGCGCTCGAGCCGGACGTGGTGCTGGTGGCACCCTGCGGCTACGGGCTGGACGGGGCCGCCGAGCAGGCCCGTGCGGTGGTCGACGCACTGCCCGGCGTTCCGGTGTGGGCCGTGGACGGGGACGGCCTGGTGGTGCGGCCCGGACCCCGGCTGGTCGACGGCGTGGAGGCGGTCGCGGCGGTGCTGCACCCGGCCGCGGTGCCCGCCCGCCCCACCCGCGTCCGCCGGGTGGCGCCGTGA
- a CDS encoding helix-turn-helix domain-containing protein, producing MGGTHPGGAETARLNLARQRELYGEVLADRVRRLLVAFDLSQTQLASVVGISPTMLSQVVNGRRQKIANPAVLARMTLLERRAVGADAGRRAAVLEEVRATSVPEAVEQAGDADRVVVSALRAELAGEDLQACAEAVRPLSPALAELLEQAAR from the coding sequence GTGGGCGGCACGCATCCGGGCGGGGCGGAGACCGCGCGGCTCAACCTCGCCCGGCAGCGGGAGCTCTACGGCGAGGTCCTCGCTGACCGGGTTCGCCGGCTCCTGGTGGCCTTCGACCTCTCGCAGACCCAGCTGGCCTCCGTGGTCGGGATCAGCCCCACGATGCTCAGCCAGGTGGTCAACGGGCGACGGCAGAAGATCGCGAACCCCGCGGTGCTGGCGCGGATGACGCTGCTGGAGCGGCGCGCGGTCGGGGCGGACGCGGGCCGGCGTGCCGCGGTGCTCGAGGAGGTGCGGGCCACGTCCGTCCCGGAGGCGGTGGAGCAGGCCGGCGACGCCGACCGGGTCGTCGTCTCGGCGCTGCGCGCCGAGCTCGCCGGAGAGGACCTGCAGGCGTGCGCGGAGGCGGTGCGGCCGCTCAGCCCCGCGCTGGCCGAGCTGCTGGAGCAGGCAGCACGCTGA
- the rpsO gene encoding 30S ribosomal protein S15, whose translation MALSTEDKKSILSEYGLHESDTGSPEAQVAMLTKRIRDLTEHLKEHKHDHHSRRGLLLLVGRRRRLLKYVAKVDIGRYRSLIERLGLRR comes from the coding sequence GTGGCTCTGAGCACCGAGGACAAGAAGTCCATCCTCAGCGAGTACGGCCTGCACGAGTCCGACACCGGGTCCCCCGAGGCCCAGGTGGCGATGCTGACCAAGCGCATCCGCGACCTCACCGAGCACCTCAAGGAGCACAAGCACGACCACCACTCCCGCCGCGGCCTGCTGCTGCTGGTGGGGCGTCGTCGTCGCCTGCTCAAGTACGTCGCCAAGGTCGACATCGGTCGCTACCGCTCGCTGATCGAGCGGCTCGGCCTGCGTCGCTGA
- a CDS encoding polyribonucleotide nucleotidyltransferase, with amino-acid sequence MSDTTQAQPSEDGVHESTATIDNGRFGTRTIRFETGRLAQQANGAVVAYLDEETMLLSATSASKRPKDHLDFFPLTIDVEERMYAAGRIPGSFFRREGRPSTDAILTCRLIDRPLRPTFVAGLRNEIQVVITVMSLNPNDIYDVVAINAASASTQIAGLPFSGPVGGVRVALIDGQWVGFPTVEQLEGAVFDMVVAGRIVSGSGDTADVAIMMVEAEATTSVVEKVAAGAQAPTEEIVAQGIEAAKPFIARLCTAQQELAAKAAKPTGEFTLYPPYADDAFAAVEAAGSTDLAAALTIVGKSEREDRLDEVKAEVLAKVASELAGRESEIGAAFRSLTKKLVRQRILRDQVRIDGRGITDIRSLSAEVALVPRAHGSALFERGETQILGVTTLDMLKLEQQIDSLGPEKTKRYMHHYNFPPYSTGETGRVGSPKRREIGHGALAERALLPVLPSREEFPYAIRQVSEALSSNGSTSMGSVCASTMSLLNAGVPLKAPVAGIAMGLVSDQVDGETRYVAITDILGAEDAFGDMDFKVAGTKDFVTALQLDTKLDGIPSEVLAAALTQARNARTTILEVMAEAIDAPDEMSEFAPRITAIKVPTDKIGEVIGPKGKMINSITEATGASISIEDDGTVYVGAADGPSAQAAIDMINAIANPQLPKVGERFLGTVVKTTAFGAFVSLLPGRDGLVHISKLGQGKRIDKVEDVVSIGSKLRVEIADIDNRGKISLIPVAENAPDAEAVPAS; translated from the coding sequence ATGAGCGACACCACCCAGGCGCAGCCGTCCGAGGACGGCGTGCACGAGAGCACCGCCACGATCGACAACGGGCGCTTCGGCACCCGGACCATCCGCTTCGAGACCGGCCGGCTGGCCCAGCAGGCCAACGGCGCCGTCGTGGCGTACCTGGACGAGGAGACGATGCTCCTCTCGGCCACCAGCGCCAGCAAGCGTCCCAAGGACCACCTGGACTTCTTCCCCCTCACGATCGACGTCGAGGAGCGGATGTACGCCGCGGGCCGCATCCCGGGCTCGTTCTTCCGTCGCGAGGGTCGCCCCTCCACCGACGCGATCCTCACCTGCCGCCTCATCGACCGGCCGCTGCGCCCGACCTTCGTCGCCGGGCTGCGCAACGAGATCCAGGTCGTCATCACCGTGATGAGCCTGAACCCGAACGACATCTACGACGTGGTGGCCATCAACGCGGCCTCCGCGTCCACCCAGATCGCCGGGCTGCCGTTCTCGGGCCCCGTCGGCGGCGTCCGCGTGGCCCTGATCGACGGCCAGTGGGTCGGGTTCCCCACCGTGGAGCAGCTCGAGGGTGCGGTGTTCGACATGGTCGTCGCCGGCCGCATCGTCTCCGGGTCCGGTGACACCGCCGACGTCGCGATCATGATGGTCGAGGCCGAGGCCACCACCAGCGTCGTGGAGAAGGTCGCCGCCGGCGCCCAGGCCCCCACCGAGGAGATCGTCGCGCAGGGCATCGAGGCGGCCAAGCCGTTCATCGCGCGGCTGTGCACCGCCCAGCAGGAGCTCGCCGCCAAGGCCGCGAAGCCCACCGGCGAGTTCACCCTGTACCCGCCCTACGCCGACGACGCGTTCGCCGCCGTCGAGGCCGCGGGCTCCACGGACCTGGCCGCCGCGCTCACGATTGTCGGCAAGTCCGAGCGCGAGGACCGCCTCGACGAGGTCAAGGCCGAGGTCCTGGCCAAGGTCGCGTCCGAGCTCGCCGGGCGTGAGTCCGAGATCGGCGCGGCGTTCCGCTCGCTGACCAAGAAGCTGGTGCGCCAGCGCATCCTGCGAGACCAGGTCCGGATCGACGGTCGCGGCATCACCGACATCCGCTCGCTCTCCGCCGAGGTCGCCCTCGTCCCGCGGGCGCACGGCTCGGCGCTGTTCGAGCGTGGCGAGACCCAGATCCTGGGCGTCACCACCCTCGACATGCTCAAGCTGGAGCAGCAGATCGACTCGCTCGGGCCCGAGAAGACCAAGCGCTACATGCACCACTACAACTTCCCGCCGTACTCCACCGGTGAGACCGGCCGCGTGGGTTCGCCCAAGCGCCGCGAGATCGGCCACGGCGCGCTGGCCGAGCGGGCCCTGCTGCCCGTGCTGCCCAGCCGCGAGGAGTTCCCCTACGCCATCCGGCAGGTCTCCGAGGCGCTGAGCTCCAACGGCTCCACCTCGATGGGCTCGGTGTGCGCCTCCACCATGTCGCTGCTGAACGCCGGTGTGCCGCTCAAGGCCCCCGTCGCCGGCATCGCCATGGGCCTGGTCAGCGACCAGGTGGACGGGGAGACCCGCTACGTGGCCATCACCGACATCCTCGGGGCCGAGGACGCCTTCGGCGACATGGACTTCAAGGTCGCCGGCACCAAGGACTTCGTGACGGCGCTGCAGCTGGACACCAAGCTCGACGGCATCCCGTCCGAGGTGCTCGCGGCCGCCCTGACCCAGGCCCGCAACGCCCGCACCACCATCCTCGAGGTCATGGCCGAGGCCATCGACGCCCCGGACGAGATGAGCGAGTTCGCCCCGCGGATCACGGCCATCAAGGTGCCGACCGACAAGATCGGGGAGGTCATCGGGCCCAAGGGCAAGATGATCAACTCGATCACCGAGGCGACCGGGGCCTCCATCTCGATCGAGGACGACGGCACGGTCTACGTGGGGGCGGCCGACGGCCCGTCCGCGCAGGCGGCGATCGACATGATCAACGCGATCGCCAACCCGCAGCTGCCCAAGGTGGGCGAGCGGTTCCTCGGCACGGTGGTGAAGACGACCGCGTTCGGCGCGTTCGTCTCGCTGCTGCCCGGGCGTGACGGCCTCGTGCACATCTCCAAGCTGGGCCAGGGCAAGCGGATCGACAAGGTGGAGGACGTGGTGAGCATCGGCTCCAAGCTCCGCGTCGAGATCGCCGACATCGACAACCGCGGCAAGATCAGCCTCATCCCGGTGGCGGAGAACGCCCCCGACGCCGAGGCCGTGCCGGCCTCCTGA
- a CDS encoding M16 family metallopeptidase, protein MLPLVGPTTERGEPLAANPVRRTVLPGGLRVVTERVAGVRSASVGIWVGVGSRDEQPSVAGAAHFLEHLLFKGTPTHSALEIAESVDAVGGELNAFTAKEHTCFYAHVLDEDLALAVDMVSDVVLRGTCTREDVEIERGVVLEEIAMRDDDPEDLLQDVFGTALFGDHPLGRPIIGSVESVEAMTRAQLHSFHRRRYTPERMVVAAAGNVDHDDVVRLVRAAFAGHLDRAVDPEPPRTGVARLPGRPGLSVLERDSEQAHVILGMRSIDRHDPQRWALSVLNAAVGGGMSSRLFQQVREERGLAYSVYSGLESHADAGVFSVYAGCQPENLGEVLTVVEEVLGDVAADGLTEAEVTRGKGQLRGTLVLGLEDSASRMSRLGRSELSFGAHLDVDQTLARIDTVTAEQVRAVAATVLRRPRGVAVVGPYAHARDLPAPVRDAVRAGGPRSGRAGAA, encoded by the coding sequence GTGCTGCCGCTGGTCGGACCCACCACCGAACGAGGAGAACCCTTGGCCGCGAACCCCGTCCGCCGCACCGTCCTGCCCGGTGGGCTGCGCGTGGTCACCGAGCGGGTGGCGGGGGTGCGCTCGGCCTCGGTGGGCATCTGGGTGGGGGTGGGCTCCCGCGACGAGCAGCCGTCGGTGGCCGGCGCCGCGCACTTCCTGGAGCACCTGCTGTTCAAGGGCACCCCCACCCACAGCGCACTGGAGATCGCCGAGTCCGTGGACGCCGTCGGCGGTGAGCTCAACGCATTCACGGCCAAGGAGCACACCTGCTTCTACGCCCACGTGCTCGACGAGGACCTGGCGCTGGCCGTGGACATGGTCAGCGACGTGGTGCTTCGTGGCACCTGCACCCGCGAGGACGTGGAGATCGAGCGGGGGGTGGTGCTCGAGGAGATCGCGATGCGCGACGACGACCCCGAGGACCTGCTGCAGGACGTGTTCGGTACCGCGCTGTTCGGCGACCACCCGCTGGGACGGCCCATCATCGGCAGCGTCGAGTCCGTCGAGGCGATGACCCGCGCGCAGCTGCACTCGTTCCACCGGCGCCGGTACACCCCCGAGCGGATGGTGGTGGCGGCCGCGGGGAACGTCGACCACGACGACGTGGTCCGCCTGGTGCGCGCCGCGTTCGCGGGGCACCTCGACCGCGCCGTCGACCCGGAGCCGCCCCGCACCGGCGTGGCCCGGCTGCCCGGCCGTCCCGGGCTCAGCGTGCTCGAGCGCGACAGCGAGCAGGCGCACGTGATCCTCGGGATGCGCTCCATCGACCGGCACGACCCGCAGCGGTGGGCGCTCTCGGTGCTCAACGCGGCCGTCGGCGGGGGGATGAGCTCACGGCTGTTCCAGCAGGTGCGCGAGGAGCGGGGCCTGGCCTACTCGGTGTACTCCGGGCTGGAGAGCCACGCGGACGCCGGCGTGTTCTCCGTCTACGCCGGCTGCCAGCCCGAGAACCTGGGCGAGGTTCTCACCGTGGTCGAGGAGGTGCTCGGCGACGTGGCCGCCGACGGGCTCACCGAGGCAGAGGTGACCCGCGGCAAGGGTCAGCTGCGCGGCACGCTCGTGCTGGGCCTGGAGGACTCCGCGTCCCGGATGAGCCGGCTCGGCCGCAGCGAGCTGAGCTTCGGCGCGCACCTGGACGTGGACCAGACCCTGGCCCGGATCGACACCGTCACCGCGGAGCAGGTGCGGGCGGTGGCGGCCACCGTGCTGCGACGCCCGCGCGGCGTCGCGGTGGTGGGCCCGTACGCTCACGCCCGCGACCTGCCCGCCCCGGTGCGCGACGCCGTGCGGGCGGGTGGGCCGCGGTCCGGACGGGCCGGAGCGGCGTGA
- the dapB gene encoding 4-hydroxy-tetrahydrodipicolinate reductase: MTGPEVEPIRVGVLGGRGKVGEQVCRAVDEAEDLDLVAVVDAGDWLFNVADAGAQVVVDFTHPDVVLDNVRFCIDQGIHAVVGTTGWDAPKFDQVRAWLEPKPDLGVLVAPNFAIGAVLSMRFAAMAARFYESVEIVELHHPAKADAPSGTAARTAELVAAARAEAGMAPPPDATTSELDGARGALVHGVHVHSVRLAGLVAHQEVLMGTQGETLTIRHDSIDRSSFVPGVLLGVREISGRPGLTVGLEHLLDL, encoded by the coding sequence GTGACGGGACCAGAGGTCGAGCCCATCCGGGTGGGCGTGCTCGGCGGGCGCGGCAAGGTCGGTGAGCAGGTGTGCCGGGCGGTGGACGAGGCCGAGGACCTCGACCTGGTGGCCGTGGTGGACGCGGGCGACTGGCTGTTCAACGTGGCCGACGCGGGTGCCCAGGTGGTGGTGGACTTCACCCACCCCGACGTGGTGCTGGACAACGTCCGGTTCTGCATCGACCAGGGCATCCACGCCGTGGTCGGCACCACCGGCTGGGACGCGCCCAAGTTCGACCAGGTGCGGGCGTGGTTGGAGCCCAAGCCGGACCTGGGTGTCCTCGTGGCCCCGAACTTCGCCATCGGCGCGGTGCTGAGCATGCGCTTCGCCGCGATGGCCGCCCGGTTCTACGAGTCCGTGGAGATCGTGGAGCTGCACCACCCGGCCAAGGCCGACGCCCCCTCCGGCACCGCGGCCCGCACCGCGGAGCTGGTGGCGGCCGCGCGCGCCGAGGCAGGGATGGCCCCACCGCCGGACGCCACCACCAGCGAGCTCGACGGTGCACGGGGTGCGCTCGTGCACGGGGTGCACGTGCACTCGGTGCGCCTGGCCGGTCTGGTGGCGCACCAGGAGGTGCTGATGGGCACGCAGGGGGAGACCCTGACCATCCGGCACGACTCGATCGACCGCAGCTCCTTCGTCCCCGGCGTGCTGCTGGGCGTGCGGGAGATCTCCGGCCGCCCCGGGCTCACCGTGGGCCTGGAACACCTGCTCGACCTGTGA
- a CDS encoding flavodoxin family protein → MSVLLVVHHTPSPATRELLEAVLAGARDPEITGVDVHVVPALGATVPDVLAADGYLFGTPANFGYMSGALKHFFDTVYYPCLDAVEGRPFGVWVHGGDDATGAVRSVQKLTTGMGLTSVAAPLELAGAPDAAARAACRELGAVVAASLL, encoded by the coding sequence GTGAGCGTCCTGCTGGTGGTGCACCACACGCCGTCGCCGGCCACCCGGGAGCTGCTGGAGGCGGTGCTGGCCGGCGCTCGCGACCCCGAGATCACCGGGGTGGACGTGCACGTGGTGCCGGCGCTCGGGGCGACGGTGCCGGACGTGCTCGCCGCCGACGGGTACCTGTTCGGCACGCCCGCGAACTTCGGCTACATGTCCGGGGCGCTCAAGCACTTCTTCGACACCGTGTACTACCCGTGCCTGGACGCGGTCGAGGGCCGGCCGTTCGGCGTCTGGGTGCACGGCGGGGACGACGCCACGGGCGCGGTGCGCTCGGTGCAGAAGCTCACCACCGGCATGGGGCTGACCTCCGTGGCTGCCCCGCTGGAGCTCGCCGGCGCCCCGGACGCCGCCGCGCGCGCGGCCTGCCGCGAGCTCGGGGCCGTGGTGGCCGCATCCCTGCTCTGA
- a CDS encoding GNAT family N-acetyltransferase, producing MADAAVRAATLTDAAAMAAVQLDVWRTAYAAFLPPEVVDSLDLSATTEAWAQAIGSDGDAHLLVATEGVEVTGFAAGTGAEVATLLVAPRWGRRGHGGRLLGTVAHLLRQGGAERAQVWVADADEASLRFFPRHGWHLDGTVRTSQHGAHVLRELRLTGSTDVHWR from the coding sequence GTGGCCGACGCTGCGGTGCGCGCGGCCACGCTCACCGACGCCGCGGCGATGGCGGCCGTCCAGCTCGACGTCTGGCGCACGGCCTACGCCGCCTTCCTCCCGCCCGAGGTCGTCGACTCCCTCGACCTCTCCGCCACCACCGAGGCCTGGGCCCAGGCCATCGGGTCCGACGGCGACGCACACCTGCTGGTCGCCACCGAGGGCGTCGAGGTCACCGGGTTCGCCGCGGGCACCGGTGCCGAGGTGGCGACGCTGCTGGTGGCACCCCGCTGGGGCCGCCGTGGTCACGGCGGACGACTGCTGGGGACGGTGGCCCACCTGCTGCGCCAGGGCGGTGCCGAGCGGGCCCAGGTGTGGGTCGCCGACGCGGACGAGGCGTCGCTGCGCTTCTTCCCCCGTCACGGCTGGCACCTCGACGGCACGGTGCGCACCTCGCAGCACGGTGCCCACGTCCTGCGTGAGCTGCGGCTCACGGGCTCGACGGACGTGCACTGGCGGTAG